In the genome of Arachis stenosperma cultivar V10309 chromosome 6, arast.V10309.gnm1.PFL2, whole genome shotgun sequence, the window ataaaaaccaATCTGATGTCACGCCGCTGACATCTGCAATACATTGCaatatgtttttaaattaataactaataaacaAGATAGATAACATGACAATGTAACATTTAAAGAATCCAGTCAATATTTGGCTAATCCCGTCAATAttttgttgttgtgttgctttatAGGCGTTTAGACTTCGACTAATATAGGACAGCAAAAAGGCTTGGTATTTTATGGCTTAGATTTTGGCTTGCGTTGTGACGTAACCAAGGGTAGCAAACTGAGTTAAGTGGGGTTATTGTTATATTTGTGCAAGTATGGTCTGAACTCTAAAATTACAAAATGGGCTCGAAGCTTTACATGTTCAAATAAAGCCGAAATATAATGACATATATACTACCATAATTGGATTAAGAGTTGCTGAGTCCAGAATTAAAACTGAATCCATCAACATCTAGTTTTTCTAACCCCATACGGTTAAACACTTAAACCTGTTATTATATAGTAAACCTGGAAATGGCAGAAACTTGCTTAGCCAAACATATtgaaattcttaaaaaaatattgctCACGTAACCATCTATTAGGCACTTCCTTCAGCAATATTTATTCATTTTTGGAGATTAGTGCATTAATATTGACCTCACTACCTTGTACTGTTTAATATTGGATGATGTCTATGGTAACTGGTAAGTAGTACTTATATCACTTAAAACTAGTATTTGATCTCATATCAGAAGCCAGTATTCGTATCATACatgtattattttataaaaaaaaaatacaaactatgaaagaattaacaaaaaaaaaaaaacaacttcCGATTCAATCCTCCAGTGGACCATATAATAAGCatatctaaataaaataaaaactataatCAAGCATGGATACATGTGAATGTGAAAACCAACAATCTGATTACCTACTACAGTTTTCATCCAATTAAAAGGGCAAAAAAAATCTATCATGAACACCAAAAATCTATCATGAACACCAAACATCCAATACCCTGACGACAGTTCTGATCGGCGGCGTCTCGCCCGGCAACTGGGTTGCAGTGACGGCCGGATGTTCAGCAACGGCGCCGAGCTTGAGGACAACGCACAGGTCGCTTGCGTTCACCTATGACCTTCCTCGGTTGCAGGTTGCGGGGCTCATGGTTCTAGCGCCGTCAAGGGGCTCTTCAACGAATTGGGAGGGTTTGAGTGAGGGGAGGAGAAATAACGTAACAAAAGGGATTGAGGATTTGGGGAAAAAGTGAAAATAACAAAAACCTGATGGTGTGTTAAAGTAAACAGCCATAATAAAATTAGggttaatttttagatttaatttcaatttgGGTCTAATAAAGAACCCATTGTAGGCATTGTATGCATATTTTATTGTCTTTCTAGTGGGATCTTTATTGAACACTTGAGAAGAGGAGCTTGGGTATTTTGAATGGATTATAAACTTctaaccacatcaatataaaAATGATGAATATAAGGAGATAAATGTTTGGCAACAAAACTCTTCTCATGTATAGTGTGTCAAATTCTTGACTAAATATTCAAGAAGAATAGCTGGGCTTCTTGGTTAAGATTTATTAAACTATATACATTATTCATTTCATAGAGAACATTTCATTTCTTTTCAACTCTACTACACCTACTTTCATGTCAATTCCATTGATTATCAAACTCAGTACATAGACTATATACCCTCTGTTGGAAACTTCTTTAGTTAACTTCCAACTGGGGCCTCACAAACTTAGACAAATTATTAAAATACACTTAGCATCTTCCTCTATAGTCTTTACTATGATGCCCTCTAAGTATGATTTTCACTATCTCCATCATGTCACACAGTTATGATAACTTGGCTGTGATTCAAAATTTTTGGCTTATACATGATCAAGATCAGTGTTTAATTACATTTGAATCAGACATTGTTCCATCCTCCTCCTGATTCATCTTTCTTGGGGTTTGGTTGATATGTATGGAGCATGAAGTTGCATGCTGCAACAGCCTCTTCAACTGTTAGGTACACCCACCTCTGCCCTATTTCATCAAGGAACTTTGCTTTATGCAGTTTCTTCATCACCTCGCTCCCAGGATTCACCAGAACCAGCTATTCACAAAGAAAAGGAGCAAAACAAAATGTTTAAGAATACTAGTTAAGAGGATAATAAATCATTTCTCTGTAAAACAAAATGTTGCAACATAAGACATAAGAGGAGAATAATTTACTTGTAGTCCTCTTCTCTCAACAATCTTTTTGACCTCTTCAAACATACTTATTCCACTTGTGTCAATGTTTGCAACAGCTGCAAATAAAATTAACACTACAAATTAGACTCAAAATCCTGAGTAACAAATATTCTTAATTAGTTGcttcatatataataattaacttACCAGTCATATCCAATATCACATACTGCAAACTGTTCAGTCCTGAAGCTTTGATTCTGTCCTCCTCTTCATCAATCCACCTTGTGATCCTATGATCACAAATTAAATTCTTCAGTTAATTAGTTTCCAGTACTAAATTTGCATGTAGAGTAAAATAGAAACAACTAGGACTGCCTTCTTAGTTCTTACCTCTCTCTTAAATAGCTTGCATTGGTAAAGTAAATTGgtgcatcaatttcaagaattaGCATTCCAGGAATGTGttttgcattgggatattgTTCCACATTTCTATATGCTCCAGTATTTGGAATGTTACCTAAAACAAATGTCCTTGGCCTTGCAACAAATAACAGTACACGAAGTACAGATATTGCTACCTGCAAAATCACATATTCATGTTATTAAACTTTATATTATACAAGTGACTATGATTAAACAATCAAGAGAGTGATACTTACTGCTATTACTAAACCAATTTCGACACTGCCAAAGACGACACCAATATATGCACTAATGCAGACTAAGAAATCGAATTTGTCGATTTTCCAGAGGTGGATTGCTGCTTCATAATCTATGAGGCCGAGCATTGCAGATACTATGATGGCAGATAGTACCACAAGGGGAGTGTAATGGAACAATGGTGTTAGGAATAACAATGTCAACATCACTGCTATTGCCATTACTATGTTTGATGCTGCAGTCTTGCACCCAGCATTGTAGTTTACAGCCGAACGCGAAAATGGTCCTGAAACAACAAACAtgcatttatttttaaagtCTGGTATTGTGTAAAAATGAAAGTCTGAAAACTAATTTcacatattttgaaaatatatctCACAATTTCTTAAGTTAGCTTTTAGGATAAGTTAGACCtacttaatttttaataattttaataacacATTTATGTTACTAATGAAAGAAGCTAAGTACTAAGTAGTACCAGTTGCAAGGTAGCAAGAGGTGAAAGAACCAATAATGTTCATGGTGCCAATAGCTATCATCTCTTTGTTGCCATCAATATGGTAATTCTTAAACATTGCAAAGCTTCTTCCAACTGCTATTCCTTCCTGCACAAGTCAGTACTCAAGAGTAAGGACCTTGCATTGTTTATGTCATCTACATCACAAGCTAGATTAGTATAAGTGCATGTTTGGGCatcattattttgttaaaaaaaatatttttttaataaaaaaaagattttttttattttttaatgtgtttgacaaatttttagtaataaaagtaaaaacactagtaaaataaaaaaaaatatctttttgagaagctgtaatttacatatttttttaaaaagtacttttatattgttatacacaaacataattgatagataaaaagacctttttacatgacatatccaaacataaaattatttttatttctctataagatcttttaaaaaaatataactaaaaaaaaatattttcttaaatgTTCACCCAAATAAGCCCTAAATAAGAATCTACTATTGCGCTCATTTTCTCATTTATTAGGCTAATAGTTAACAAAATACTTAGGGTGTGTTTGGAcgctatttttaaaaaagattttttgtaatgattttttttaaaagatcttttataaaagtaaaagtgattttatgtttagatatcttatataaaagtatatttttatttatcaattatgtttgaataaaataagataaaaatacttttttattcatttatgatgtgaaaaacatgttttttttaagaaaaaatagcttttaaaaaaaagatatacaTTGTAGTTtctcaaaaatatatttttatgattttctagtgtttttatgaattttttatttttataaattaaataaatataataattattaaaataaatattttttaaaatatttactaaaataaatacccctctcttatctcgtttacactataaacgagataatttTACATGTTTACTATAAACGAGATAAACAATTGGACGCGACCCGTGTAGACGAGATATACACatatctcgtttatagtgtaaacgagatacatgtattttttttttaaattaaaaataataaaaaatattaacaatatCAATAATCCAAACTTTTGGCGTGCAATAAATAAACACAAAAAGTTGAGGGGATAGTGGGAAGAGAATTGAAACATTATCTCTCGTTTTATCTCCCACTATCCACATAGGAGATAACCGTTTAAATTCTCTTCCCActattttactattaaaaatttgtcaaatacattaaaaaaatcattaaatttttttttattaatttaatggCATCCAAATAagtaattagtttttttttgtcCACGATATCCCTAATCTGATGTCAAGGACTAATTTATCGCGAATTAAAacactctttttttttggaCTGGGCGCGAATTAAAACACTTAGTTGATCAAACCTTCTGTACTTAACCAATTAGCATTTGTGTTGGGCCTATTTTTTGGTCATGGGCCGAATGTTGACTATCATTTTTTGGTTGAGAATAATTTTTGAACATCTCCATTAGGTATTTAGGTACAAAGAACTCAGTCCAACAACTCCAAAGCCCATATCCAGTTAGTGTcgctatttttctttttattctctttttggGTTTAATGGCGATTAGGTATGATGTTAATTGTTAGATTAATTTACCTACTCATATGATATgtatttaatttcttatttgACAAAGGTTAGGCATTGATTAGAGATGAGAAAATTATTTAGTGCGTTGAAATGTTTAGGTCAAGTGAGATTTAATGGACCAAACAAGTGTAAGATTTAACAAGGTTGCCAGGtttcaaaggaaaaatgaaattgattttgattttgattttgatttagaGAGATACTTACCGCAAGGGCTATAATGCCGATGATAATGCCAGTTTTGATGGCAGTGTTCATATAAGGCGACACAAATACCAAATCTGTCACCGATGCTGGATTTAGCCCCTTCTTCAATTCTCCTATCTGATCCAATCACCGTTACAActaaattaattctttatttcataaatttatgtttttttattaataatactTTGGATAAATCTTTAAATAAATAAGATTTCACGTAAAGTTAATAGTCGAAAgttgttaaataataatttagttaaacctatcaaattatttaacgacTCTTAACTACTATTAATTTTACACGAAAATAACTGTATCTGAATTTTTatcaatgaaaaaaataaagaggaCAAAAAAAGTGGGAATAATGCTAACCACTTGAACGCCGTGCTTCTCGGCGTGGGTGAAATAGACAAGGAGACTTCCCAAAATTACAGATGTCAATGGCGCCATTGCTGACACCCAAAACAGCTTCGGTTTTTGTTTGCTCTGCATCCCATCACATTCACATAATGttcatcataatcataatcacttCCTAGGATATAGTACTACAtcaacacaaaataaaattcttaGCTAGATATCATCACAGTAATTTAGTATTACTTTTAATATATTAGTATGGTTAGATTTGATAAGTAGATACCAAgagtttaaatattatttattatttattaatttatatttttaactattaaaatatttaatctaATGACATGTATTTTAAGTTTCGTTTATTTAATTCTAATaacaaattataaatatatttgttaatttaactttaagaaaataaagctaACTATGCTAATTAATTAACAATTGCTTTTTCATCAACTCATGCCAACTACATATTATTTCTCATGTACTaaagaattatttatttattagaatAGAGTGGGTATAACTTATTTTAAAActatactaatttaaaaaaaaaaatctcacaTTTATAATACAATAATCGATCCAATTATTGATTTCActtcaattttttgtttttcattttctaTGGAATAGTATCAATTGTATATAAATATTGCTATACTATGCTTTTTGATGCATGGTTGGTGTTGGAAGAATCACGAAAGAATTGGATATCTAATTGCGCAAATAGGGAAAAAGTATTAGTAATTAACTCAGTTAggagattattattattgataaacATACCGATTCTAGAAATTAAATAGCATTATTCCCCAAAATATGGGGCAtcgaaaaataatttataaggGCAGAGAATATATAAGAAGTGTGACAAGCTGCATCTTAT includes:
- the LOC130932744 gene encoding sulfate transporter 3.1-like, translating into MGNKECPNGVAIPPPQPFMKSLKYSLKETFFPDDPLRQFKNQAASRKVVLTLQYFLPICEWGPRYTLRFLKSDVIAGITIASLAIPQGISYAKLANLPPILGLYSSFIPPLIYAMMGSSRDLAVGTVAVGSLLMASMLGKEVNYIHNPQLYLHLAFTATFFAGVFQASLGLFRLGFIVDFLSHASIVGFMGGAATVVCLQQLKSILGLERFTHHADLLSVMRSVFSQTHHWRWESAVLGCCFIFFLLITRYFSKQKPKLFWVSAMAPLTSVILGSLLVYFTHAEKHGVQVIGELKKGLNPASVTDLVFVSPYMNTAIKTGIIIGIIALAEGIAVGRSFAMFKNYHIDGNKEMIAIGTMNIIGSFTSCYLATGPFSRSAVNYNAGCKTAASNIVMAIAVMLTLLFLTPLFHYTPLVVLSAIIVSAMLGLIDYEAAIHLWKIDKFDFLVCISAYIGVVFGSVEIGLVIAVAISVLRVLLFVARPRTFVLGNIPNTGAYRNVEQYPNAKHIPGMLILEIDAPIYFTNASYLRERITRWIDEEEDRIKASGLNSLQYVILDMTAVANIDTSGISMFEEVKKIVERRGLQLVLVNPGSEVMKKLHKAKFLDEIGQRWVYLTVEEAVAACNFMLHTYQPNPKKDESGGGWNNV